Within the Mycobacterium gordonae genome, the region AGCACTTGGCAGGTGGCGGTTGCCCACCATGACAAGAGCAACGCGCATAAATTCTGTTGTCCAATTGGCATTTCGTTCAATTCACCAAACTTCAGCGAAGCGAAGCCGTGCTCCGCGCCCGCTTACGCGTCGACCAGTCCGGTCACGTTGACCAGCTCGGAGATCTCGATTGCGATGTCCTCCATCGAATCATCGGCAGTGTCGAGCCCGTTCCGCGACGCCAGCAGCGGGCTCTCCTCGCGGAGAGCCTGGTACGTCGTCTCGTGCACAATCGGGATGAGCAGGTCGCGAGCCAGCAGTTCCGAGAGTTCCTTGTCGGCAACTCCGCCGGTCGGGAGGCGCTTCAGAAGC harbors:
- a CDS encoding toll/interleukin-1 receptor domain-containing protein; this translates as MSKPCPKHLSTVAGKAKGVTVWLSEENIGLGVPFMRAIDKGLSKSRAGIVLVTPALLKRLPTGGVADKELSELLARDLLIPIVHETTYQALREESPLLASRNGLDTADDSMEDIAIEISELVNVTGLVDA